The Comamonas testosteroni genome contains the following window.
TTGCGCCGTCCGTCCAGCCCCAGGCCGTGCAGCCATTGGTCCTGGAGGCTGTCCTTGCGGCCGTAGTACATCATTGGCGCCTTGGCCAGCATCTGGGCCCGCTCCCGGTCTGACTCGGCTTGGGCCAGGTGACGCTGCACAAACTCCGGGCTGGCCACGGCGATATAGCGCATGCGGCCCAGGGGCCAGGTGTTGCAGCCAGCAATCGCAGAGCCCGTGGCCGTGACGGCGGCCATGACTTCGCCTTCCTTGATGCGTTTGGCCGTGTGGTCCTGGTCGTCAATGCTGATGTCCAGCAGTTCGTTGCCGTCCTGCGTGAAGGCCGCCATGGCATCCATGAACCAGGTTGACAGGGAGTCGGCATTGACCGCCAGCTTTAGCGTGGGCAGGGCGGTCTGTCCTTCCGGGATCAGCTCGGGGTTCTTGCGGCGCAAATCGTTTTCCAGCAGCGCTACCTGCTCCACATGCAGGCACAGGCGTCGGCCGGCCTCCGTACCGGTGCAGGG
Protein-coding sequences here:
- a CDS encoding HTH-type transcriptional regulator ArgP, coding for MLDYAGLEALAAVLREGSFERAARKLHVTPSAISQRIKLLEERVGQVLVLRGTPCTGTEAGRRLCLHVEQVALLENDLRRKNPELIPEGQTALPTLKLAVNADSLSTWFMDAMAAFTQDGNELLDISIDDQDHTAKRIKEGEVMAAVTATGSAIAGCNTWPLGRMRYIAVASPEFVQRHLAQAESDRERAQMLAKAPMMYYGRKDSLQDQWLHGLGLDGRRNNARHFLPSNQGYTRAVELGMGWGMHPAQLITSQLASGDLMQLLPGRDLHIPMYWAHTRNAQASLQRLTDCIIHAAAAWLEPMQD